The Hymenobacter sp. GOD-10R genome includes a window with the following:
- a CDS encoding T9SS-dependent M36 family metallopeptidase, with protein sequence MKIPFTPTIRPLALAACLALPGLAMAQTAPVQSALQQFSSQRAKFGLSSGDVADPAVTSSYTDAGGELTHIYLRQRYQGIEIYGAEADLHVDRSQKVVSLHSNFVANLANAGRSATTQPALTAVQGVAAAAKVLNLGTPSNLNVVKAGTPAEGLTFDEGGVSLEKIPVKLMYQARPSGELVLVWDVTIVPKKGDHYWNVRVDAATGQLVDKMDLTIHEPVSFVELTQRSLATSTWPAPLTNAVAATPNSYNVYPITVDSPLSGSRQLVVNPADPTYSPFGWHDTNGVAGPEYTITRGNNVHAYEDRVNANAPGYSPDGGADLVFDFPVNFAQVPQANQDAAITNLFYWNNIMHDVMAYKGFDEVSGNFQVKNYTGAGLGNDDVRAEAQDGGGTDNANFGTPNDGSRPRMQMYLWSAPASLVINAPSPVAGTYKAIPAGFGKKLAPGVPFTGQFVLVNDASSTSLGCTAPFVNAAAIAGKIAVLDRGTCDFSAKVRNAKLAGAKGVVVVNNVAGDPITMGAGADTTNTGIPSVMISLADGTNLKANLAAGGTPSGAITGGIPRDGDFDNGIISHEYGHGISTRLTGGPANSSCLNNAEQMGEGWSDFFGLWMTTKPGDVGATPRPVGNFATSRDVNGVGIRTKPYSTDFAVNNLTYALIGTTAYSEVHATGEVWAATLWDLNWKLVEKYGYNKDLKAKTGGNNIALKLVLDGCKLQVCRPGFLDGRDAILKADSLYNNKANTYLIWQVFARRGMGIDAVQGSSNVLTDNSAGYLIPVRVLATQSQQQRDQLLELFPNPASSSLTLRLPVRSSTPVEVSLQTVLGKSVRRSVVASAELQQGVELNTSEVAAGLYIVQLRTSAGTFSKKVLIQH encoded by the coding sequence ACTCCAACTATTCGGCCTCTCGCTTTAGCTGCTTGCCTGGCTCTGCCAGGCCTAGCAATGGCCCAAACCGCGCCCGTTCAGAGCGCTCTGCAACAATTCAGCAGCCAGCGCGCCAAGTTCGGCTTGAGCTCGGGCGACGTGGCCGATCCAGCTGTGACGAGCTCGTACACTGATGCCGGCGGCGAGCTAACGCACATTTACCTGCGTCAGCGCTACCAGGGCATCGAAATCTATGGTGCTGAGGCTGATCTGCACGTCGACCGGAGCCAGAAAGTAGTAAGCTTACACAGCAACTTCGTAGCGAACCTAGCTAACGCGGGTCGCTCAGCCACCACACAGCCGGCCCTGACGGCAGTGCAAGGGGTAGCTGCTGCGGCTAAAGTCCTGAACCTAGGTACGCCGAGCAACCTAAACGTTGTCAAAGCCGGTACGCCAGCCGAGGGCCTAACCTTCGACGAAGGTGGCGTTTCGCTGGAAAAAATTCCAGTGAAACTCATGTACCAAGCCCGTCCTAGCGGCGAGCTAGTGCTGGTATGGGACGTAACCATCGTTCCTAAAAAAGGCGACCACTACTGGAACGTGCGTGTAGATGCAGCCACCGGCCAATTGGTCGATAAAATGGACCTGACTATTCACGAGCCCGTTAGCTTTGTTGAGCTCACGCAACGCAGCCTGGCCACTTCCACTTGGCCAGCGCCGCTTACTAACGCCGTGGCAGCTACGCCTAACAGCTATAATGTATATCCCATCACGGTAGATAGCCCCTTGTCGGGCAGCCGTCAGTTGGTGGTAAACCCCGCCGACCCCACGTATTCGCCCTTCGGCTGGCACGATACTAATGGGGTAGCCGGTCCTGAGTACACTATCACCCGCGGCAACAACGTGCACGCGTACGAAGACCGGGTAAACGCCAACGCTCCCGGCTACAGCCCCGATGGTGGCGCTGACTTAGTGTTTGACTTCCCCGTCAACTTTGCTCAGGTACCCCAAGCTAACCAGGACGCAGCCATCACCAACTTGTTCTACTGGAACAACATAATGCACGACGTGATGGCCTACAAAGGCTTCGACGAAGTGAGCGGCAACTTCCAGGTTAAAAACTACACGGGCGCTGGCCTAGGCAACGACGACGTACGTGCCGAAGCCCAAGACGGTGGCGGCACCGACAACGCCAACTTCGGAACGCCTAACGATGGTTCGCGCCCCCGCATGCAGATGTATCTGTGGTCGGCGCCAGCCTCGCTGGTTATCAATGCCCCTTCACCAGTTGCAGGCACTTATAAGGCAATACCCGCCGGCTTCGGTAAAAAGCTAGCGCCAGGTGTTCCGTTTACTGGGCAGTTTGTGCTAGTAAACGATGCTAGCTCGACCAGCCTTGGCTGTACGGCTCCGTTCGTTAACGCGGCGGCCATCGCCGGCAAGATTGCCGTACTTGACCGCGGTACTTGCGACTTCTCCGCTAAAGTGCGCAATGCAAAGCTAGCCGGTGCCAAAGGCGTAGTGGTAGTGAACAACGTAGCTGGCGACCCCATCACGATGGGTGCCGGTGCTGACACGACGAACACGGGCATCCCATCCGTTATGATTTCGCTGGCGGATGGCACAAACCTGAAGGCCAACCTAGCTGCAGGTGGAACCCCCAGCGGCGCTATAACTGGCGGCATCCCACGTGATGGTGACTTCGACAACGGCATCATTTCTCACGAGTACGGCCACGGCATCTCGACCCGCCTAACGGGCGGACCAGCTAACTCTAGCTGCTTGAACAATGCCGAGCAGATGGGCGAGGGCTGGAGCGACTTCTTCGGCTTGTGGATGACCACCAAGCCCGGTGACGTTGGTGCTACGCCCCGTCCTGTTGGCAACTTTGCCACCTCACGCGACGTGAACGGCGTTGGTATCCGTACCAAGCCGTATTCGACGGACTTCGCGGTAAACAACCTGACCTATGCTTTGATTGGTACTACGGCTTACTCCGAAGTGCACGCCACGGGTGAAGTTTGGGCAGCAACGCTGTGGGATCTGAACTGGAAGCTGGTGGAGAAGTACGGCTACAACAAAGACCTGAAAGCCAAAACGGGGGGCAACAACATTGCCCTGAAGCTGGTGCTGGACGGCTGCAAGCTGCAGGTGTGCCGCCCCGGCTTCTTGGATGGCCGCGACGCCATCCTCAAGGCTGACTCGCTCTACAACAACAAAGCCAACACGTACCTGATCTGGCAGGTGTTTGCGCGCCGGGGCATGGGCATCGATGCCGTGCAGGGCTCCAGCAACGTGCTCACCGACAACTCCGCGGGGTACCTGATTCCGGTGCGGGTGCTAGCCACGCAGAGCCAGCAGCAGCGTGACCAGCTGCTGGAGTTGTTCCCCAACCCGGCGAGCAGCAGCCTGACCTTGCGTTTGCCCGTACGCAGCAGCACGCCGGTGGAGGTGAGCCTGCAGACGGTGCTGGGCAAGAGTGTGCGCCGCAGCGTGGTGGCCTCGGCCGAGCTGCAGCAGGGTGTGGAGCTGAACACGAGCGAAGTGGCCGCGGGCCTCTACATCGTGCAGCTGCGCACCAGCGCCGGTACCTTCAGCAAGAAAGTCCTCATTCAGCACTAA